A single Lactuca sativa cultivar Salinas chromosome 8, Lsat_Salinas_v11, whole genome shotgun sequence DNA region contains:
- the LOC122195682 gene encoding LOW QUALITY PROTEIN: maturase K-like (The sequence of the model RefSeq protein was modified relative to this genomic sequence to represent the inferred CDS: substituted 2 bases at 2 genomic stop codons) — translation MEKFQSYLGLDRSQQHHFLYPLIFQEYIYVLAHDHGLTXSILLENAGYDNKSSLLIVKRLINRMYQQNHLILSVNNSKQTPFLGHNKNFYSQVMSEVSSIIMEIPLSLRLICYLERKGVVKFDNLRSIHSIFSFLEDNFSHLNYVLHILIPYPAHLEILVQALRYWIKDASSLHLLRFFLHECHNXDSLITSNSKNASSSFSAFRD, via the coding sequence ATGGAGAAATTCCAAAGCTATTTAGGGCTAGATAGATCTCAACAACACCACTTCTTATATCCACTTATCTTTCAGGAGTATATTTATGTACTTGCTCATGATCATGGTTTAACTTGATCGATTTTGTTGGAAAATGCAGGTTATGATAATAAATCCAGCTTACTAATTGTGAAACGTTTAATCAATCGAATGTATCAACAGAATCATTTGATTCTTTCGGTTAATAATTCTAAACAGACTCCATTTTTGGGGCACAACAAGAATTTTTATTCGCAAGTAATGTCCGAGGTCTCTTCAATCATTATGGAAATTCCATTGTCTCTGCGATTAATATGTTACCTAGAAAGGAAAGGGGTAGTCAAATTCGATAATTTACGATCAATTCattcaatattttcttttttagaGGACAACTTTTCACATTTAAATTATGTATTACATATACTAATACCTTACCCAGCCCATCTGGAAATCTTGGTTCAAGCTCTTCGCTATTGGATAAAAGATGCTTCCTCTTTGCATTTATTAAGATTCTTTCTCCATGAGTGTCATAATTGAGATAGTCTGATTACTTCAAATTCAAAGAATGCCAGTTCTTCTTTTTCGGCTTTCAGGGACTAG